The Phycisphaerae bacterium genome has a segment encoding these proteins:
- a CDS encoding thioesterase family protein — MSQPVSSIELEIRVRYAECDPMGYLHHSKYFEYFEMGRTELLRAAGFRYRDLEEKGVLFVVAKTACTFKRPARYDDLLKLEVRILRQTRARIDHEYRLLRDGVILCEATTTLACVDRTGRPIPIPDEIAPPTDVRTGAKRD; from the coding sequence ATGAGTCAACCGGTGTCGTCAATCGAGCTTGAAATCCGGGTCCGTTATGCCGAGTGCGACCCGATGGGCTACCTGCACCACTCGAAGTACTTCGAGTATTTCGAGATGGGCCGGACCGAATTGCTCCGCGCCGCCGGGTTTCGTTACCGCGATCTGGAAGAAAAGGGCGTGCTGTTCGTGGTCGCCAAGACGGCCTGCACCTTCAAAAGACCGGCCCGTTACGACGATCTGCTCAAGCTCGAAGTCCGCATCCTCCGTCAAACGCGGGCCCGGATCGACCATGAATACCGGCTCCTTCGCGACGGCGTCATCCTCTGTGAGGCGACCACAACGTTGGCCTGCGTGGATCGCACCGGGCGCCCGATCCCCATTCCCGACGAAATCGCCCCGCCAACGGATGTGAGGACCGGAGCCAAGCGGGACTAA
- a CDS encoding DUF1080 domain-containing protein: MPPLPDRAARTADIIEPPKPKEDKPKADGGGFVPLFDGKTLNGWTIYTHEGKKVEPKDSSWSVPEDGVLHTTGDESKDYWISTDEKYGDCVLRMDFKVSQGANSGIFLKVPGHDRPAYTGFEVQIIDDVGRPADKHSTGSIYDLFAPVANVSRPLGQWNSIEITCKGSLVTVVMNGLKIIDCDFSLMTEPMGKFDFPYAKMPAIGYIGMQTHGNAVSFRNIRIKKLN, from the coding sequence ATGCCGCCGTTGCCGGATCGCGCGGCTCGGACCGCCGATATCATCGAACCTCCCAAACCCAAGGAGGACAAGCCCAAGGCCGATGGCGGCGGGTTTGTGCCGCTGTTCGACGGCAAGACGCTGAACGGGTGGACCATCTACACGCACGAAGGCAAGAAGGTCGAACCCAAGGACAGCTCGTGGAGCGTTCCCGAGGATGGTGTTCTGCACACCACCGGTGACGAGAGCAAGGACTATTGGATCTCGACGGACGAGAAGTACGGCGACTGCGTGCTGAGGATGGACTTCAAGGTCAGCCAGGGGGCCAACAGCGGCATCTTCCTCAAGGTGCCCGGCCACGATCGCCCGGCGTACACGGGCTTTGAGGTTCAGATCATTGACGACGTCGGCAGGCCGGCCGACAAGCACAGCACCGGCTCCATCTACGATCTCTTTGCCCCAGTCGCGAACGTCTCGCGGCCGCTGGGCCAGTGGAACAGCATCGAGATTACCTGCAAAGGCTCCCTCGTGACCGTGGTCATGAACGGCCTCAAGATCATTGACTGCGACTTCAGCCTGATGACCGAGCCGATGGGCAAGTTCGATTTCCCCTATGCCAAGATGCCCGCGATCGGTTACATCGGCATGCAGACCCACGGCAATGCGGTATCGTTCAGGAACATCAGGATCAAGAAGCTGAACTGA
- a CDS encoding ARMT1-like domain-containing protein has translation MAVLCHLADPKTYKAFDWDGVQDDQDRHYWLGLFESFTANIKKRLIEDGLAGDGFAERWPLFEAEYAEGMRHIRAESERTGLQSTIDLCDFRQRMLNKYGWPDPYLGVKTRENNMAARIYPKAVRDVDESLLPQRWELLFRMLFAGNMFDLGAPDTIDLYNSGKLDFATILTEIRPRPWFIDHADAVRDRIMSPRRWKQALFFVDNAGTDIVLGVMPLVREMARAGTRVVLAANSQPALNDITFDELNPLLDRLSQQDPVLADLRTSGIIATVANGSNSPLIDLSRISDECNAAAADSDLLVLQGMGRGVESNWRQRFLCDVWRVALLKDRTVAKWVGAKLFDPLCRFDEGERSHRD, from the coding sequence ATGGCCGTTCTCTGTCATCTGGCTGACCCCAAGACGTACAAGGCGTTTGACTGGGACGGCGTTCAGGACGACCAGGATCGCCACTACTGGCTGGGCCTCTTCGAGAGCTTCACCGCCAACATCAAAAAGCGGCTCATAGAGGACGGCCTCGCGGGCGACGGTTTTGCAGAACGATGGCCGCTGTTTGAGGCCGAATACGCCGAGGGCATGCGGCACATCCGGGCTGAGTCGGAGCGGACCGGCCTTCAGTCAACCATCGACTTGTGCGATTTCCGGCAGCGGATGCTGAACAAATACGGCTGGCCCGACCCCTATCTCGGCGTCAAGACTCGCGAGAACAACATGGCCGCCCGCATATACCCGAAGGCCGTTCGGGATGTCGACGAAAGCCTATTGCCGCAACGCTGGGAATTGCTCTTCCGCATGCTGTTTGCCGGAAACATGTTCGACCTGGGCGCCCCCGACACGATCGATCTCTACAACAGCGGAAAACTGGATTTCGCAACGATTCTCACCGAGATCCGCCCCCGGCCGTGGTTTATCGATCATGCCGACGCCGTCCGCGACCGGATCATGTCGCCCCGGCGCTGGAAGCAGGCCCTGTTCTTCGTGGACAACGCGGGAACCGACATTGTGCTGGGAGTCATGCCCCTGGTACGCGAAATGGCCCGGGCGGGAACGCGCGTCGTCCTGGCGGCCAACTCACAGCCCGCTCTCAACGATATCACCTTCGATGAACTGAATCCCCTGCTCGACCGTCTGTCACAACAGGATCCGGTGTTGGCGGATTTGCGGACCAGCGGAATCATCGCAACCGTCGCCAACGGCAGCAACAGCCCGTTGATCGACCTGAGCCGGATCAGCGACGAGTGCAATGCCGCCGCCGCGGACAGCGACCTGCTGGTGCTTCAAGGGATGGGCCGGGGCGTGGAGAGCAATTGGCGGCAGCGCTTCCTGTGCGACGTCTGGCGCGTCGCCCTGCTCAAGGACCGCACGGTGGCCAAGTGGGTCGGCGCTAAGCTCTTCGATCCGCTGTGTCGATTCGATGAAGGAGAACGCTCACATCGCGATTAG
- a CDS encoding ATP-binding protein — protein MIRRIEALNYRCLKYISQELDDFHVLVGPNASGKTTFLDVVAFLGDLVSGGLEQAMGGRTQNFQDLVWRRSGDRIELAVELEIPPERRGEADRAGHDRVRYEVAIGPDRETGALAILAEKVLLKQTPHRQSVQRFLFPVEPETPESLITGKIARSVKTVVNKVPGGNDNFYAETNKGWDHAFKLGPRKSALGNLPDDESKFPVASWLKGVLKEGIQRLVLNSAVMRKPSPPSLPSSFLPDGANLPWVIEGLRQQKADRHHEWVVHLQTALPDLTDVKTIVREEDRHRYLVACYRDGLEVPSWMVSDGTLRLMALTLLAYLPRLRGVYLIEEPENGIHPRAVEAVFQSLSGVYDAQVLLATHSPVILSIADSSEVLCFSKTESGATDVVRGTEHPKLRDWRGETNLGVLFAGGVLG, from the coding sequence ATGATTCGCCGGATTGAGGCTCTCAACTACCGCTGCCTGAAATACATTTCTCAGGAACTGGACGACTTCCATGTTCTCGTCGGCCCGAACGCGTCCGGGAAGACCACGTTTCTGGATGTAGTGGCTTTTTTGGGTGACTTGGTTTCCGGTGGACTGGAACAGGCAATGGGCGGCCGTACTCAGAATTTCCAAGATCTGGTCTGGCGGCGATCAGGCGACCGCATCGAATTGGCTGTCGAGCTGGAGATTCCGCCGGAACGGCGGGGCGAGGCAGACCGGGCTGGCCACGACCGGGTTCGCTACGAGGTGGCGATTGGCCCCGACCGCGAGACGGGAGCTCTCGCGATCCTGGCCGAGAAGGTACTCTTGAAGCAGACCCCGCATCGCCAGTCCGTGCAGCGGTTCCTGTTCCCGGTCGAACCGGAAACGCCCGAGAGCCTTATTACGGGAAAGATCGCCCGCAGCGTCAAGACCGTGGTGAACAAAGTCCCGGGAGGGAATGACAACTTCTACGCTGAGACGAACAAGGGCTGGGATCACGCTTTCAAGCTGGGGCCGCGCAAGTCAGCCCTGGGCAACCTCCCCGACGACGAGAGCAAGTTTCCTGTGGCAAGCTGGCTCAAGGGAGTCTTGAAAGAGGGCATTCAGAGGCTTGTTCTGAATAGCGCCGTCATGAGAAAGCCGAGTCCGCCCAGCCTGCCTAGCTCTTTTCTGCCGGACGGGGCCAATCTGCCGTGGGTTATCGAAGGGTTGCGTCAGCAGAAAGCCGATCGGCATCACGAATGGGTTGTCCATCTACAGACTGCTCTGCCGGATCTCACTGATGTCAAGACAATCGTAAGAGAAGAAGACCGACACCGGTACTTGGTGGCCTGTTATCGAGATGGTTTGGAGGTGCCTTCCTGGATGGTGTCTGACGGCACGTTGCGTCTGATGGCGCTCACACTGCTTGCCTATCTGCCCAGACTCCGGGGCGTTTATTTGATCGAGGAGCCCGAAAACGGCATCCACCCGCGCGCGGTCGAGGCTGTCTTTCAGTCTCTTTCCGGTGTCTACGATGCACAAGTGCTGCTGGCGACGCACTCTCCGGTGATTCTCAGCATTGCCGATTCGTCCGAGGTATTGTGCTTCTCGAAAACGGAAAGCGGAGCAACCGATGTGGTTCGGGGAACGGAACATCCCAAACTGCGAGACTGGCGGGGTGAGACCAATCTGGGTGTGCTCTTCGCCGGAGGAGTGCTTGGTTGA
- the guaA gene encoding glutamine-hydrolyzing GMP synthase, producing MKETVAVLDFGSQYAQLIARRVRENRVYSTICPPTISPAQVREMNVAGMIFSGGPASVYAPGAPGCDPALLRTGIPVLGVCYGMQISCQSLGAKVNAAPAREYGRTRLEVIDSHDLLAHVQSPTTVWMSHGDMVQDLPADFVPLARTPNCPIAAVRHKTQPVYGVQFHPEVTHTPCGGQILRNFLYEICGCKGQWEMGNFIDEAVEAVRAKVKPDERVICGLSGGVDSSVVSALLHKAIGDRLVCIFVDNGLLRKNEVELVEATFRDHFQIDLRVVRAADRFFARLAGVTDPQEKRKRIGHEFIEVFKAEAASIPNAKYLAQGTLYPDVIESGHGISGTSANIKLHHNVGGLPAELGFELIEPLRDLFKDEVRTAGVHLGLPEEIIWRHPFPGPGLAVRIVGEVTPQRVKLLQEVDEIVIDEIRSAGWYKSIGQAFAVLLPVSSVGVMGDDRSYEGQQVAVIRFVETTDFMTADWVRIDYEVLERVSSRIINEVRGINRVVYDVSSKPPSTIEWE from the coding sequence ATGAAGGAAACGGTTGCCGTACTCGATTTCGGGAGCCAGTACGCCCAGCTCATCGCACGAAGGGTCCGCGAGAATCGTGTCTACAGCACGATCTGCCCGCCGACGATCAGCCCCGCGCAAGTCCGCGAGATGAACGTCGCGGGCATGATCTTCTCCGGCGGACCGGCCAGTGTTTATGCGCCCGGTGCGCCTGGGTGCGACCCGGCGCTGCTTCGGACCGGCATACCTGTTCTGGGAGTCTGTTACGGGATGCAGATCAGTTGCCAGAGCCTGGGGGCCAAGGTCAACGCAGCGCCGGCACGAGAGTACGGCCGGACGCGGCTGGAGGTTATCGACTCTCATGATCTGCTCGCCCACGTTCAGTCGCCCACAACGGTGTGGATGAGCCACGGCGATATGGTCCAGGACCTGCCTGCCGACTTTGTCCCGCTGGCCCGGACGCCCAACTGCCCCATCGCGGCCGTTCGGCATAAGACCCAGCCCGTCTACGGCGTCCAGTTTCACCCAGAGGTCACTCACACACCCTGCGGCGGGCAGATTCTCCGCAACTTCCTCTACGAGATCTGCGGCTGCAAGGGTCAATGGGAGATGGGCAACTTCATCGATGAGGCGGTCGAGGCCGTCCGCGCAAAGGTCAAGCCCGACGAACGCGTCATCTGCGGACTCTCCGGCGGCGTGGACAGCAGCGTGGTATCGGCTTTGCTGCACAAGGCCATCGGCGATCGCCTCGTCTGCATCTTCGTGGACAACGGCCTGTTGCGCAAGAACGAGGTTGAACTGGTTGAGGCAACCTTTCGTGACCACTTCCAGATCGATCTGCGCGTGGTGCGGGCGGCCGATCGTTTCTTCGCCCGTCTGGCAGGGGTGACCGATCCGCAGGAAAAGCGCAAGCGCATCGGTCACGAATTCATCGAGGTTTTCAAGGCCGAGGCGGCCTCAATCCCCAACGCCAAGTACCTGGCCCAAGGTACGCTTTACCCCGACGTGATCGAATCGGGACACGGCATTTCGGGGACCTCCGCGAACATTAAGTTGCACCACAATGTCGGAGGCCTGCCGGCCGAGTTGGGCTTCGAGCTGATTGAACCGCTGCGAGACCTGTTCAAAGACGAGGTCCGCACGGCCGGGGTCCATCTCGGACTGCCCGAGGAGATCATCTGGCGACATCCCTTCCCAGGGCCCGGCCTGGCGGTGCGAATCGTCGGAGAGGTGACACCCCAGCGCGTCAAGCTGCTTCAAGAGGTGGACGAGATTGTCATCGACGAGATCCGCTCAGCCGGCTGGTACAAAAGCATCGGCCAGGCCTTCGCCGTCCTTCTGCCGGTCAGTTCGGTGGGCGTCATGGGCGACGACCGCAGCTATGAAGGCCAGCAGGTCGCCGTGATACGATTCGTCGAAACCACCGACTTCATGACCGCCGACTGGGTGCGGATCGATTACGAAGTCCTCGAACGCGTCTCTTCCCGGATCATCAACGAGGTCCGCGGCATCAACCGTGTGGTCTACGACGTCTCCAGCAAACCGCCGAGCACGATTGAGTGGGAGTAA
- a CDS encoding SpoIIE family protein phosphatase, protein MKGPQFCIKHLRDTLSDNSLRHALDVLADATSASVVLFDNDGQVAAGPVAGNDLIRRVLSTPQGRELVISTHRDTANRAAGKSPPGEPPSGTNALTAAPLERFGIPICRSSQCAGMLTLGDRSRTPLSQEAISRIESAAGLPAGELRQAAASLKPWSPAEASAARNMAGLFAELLAELCLHEMSLSRRIEELTAVYNIASLLSGTMDLQEVLNRTARTVCEVMRVKACSIRLLDETSGNLVIRAVHNLSEEYLNKGAVTVEENPIDRAAMRGEVVYIADAPTDPRTRYPQEARREGIVSGLVVGLIYRGKTVGVLRVYTGEPHVFTPFEAALLQAVASQAAAAIVNVRLMAETLEAERYSRQITYAGEVQRRMIPSQPPVCRQVEIGAVYRPTYNVGGDFYDFIPLPNGNLGIAISDVSGKGVPASLVMASLRSALRVYAKFTYDIDHIMAMLNKHVCAETKIGEFTTLFYGVLSPDGRRLTYCNAGHEPPMLLRNGQIQPLGTGGMVLGIDETARFERELVSLQPGDVVLLYTDGAAEALNFSDEQYGRPRLGESLIRYADQPAQLIAQNILWDIRRFRGLADRIDDVTLVVLKIKDTAKQGPPGPDSTVQESRPPAAPSI, encoded by the coding sequence ATGAAGGGGCCACAGTTCTGCATCAAACACCTCAGGGATACCCTGTCCGACAACTCGTTGCGCCATGCCCTGGATGTTCTGGCAGATGCAACTTCAGCATCGGTCGTACTTTTTGACAATGATGGGCAGGTGGCCGCCGGCCCGGTAGCCGGTAACGACCTTATCCGTCGCGTGTTGAGCACACCTCAGGGTCGGGAACTCGTCATCTCGACGCACCGCGATACTGCAAACCGTGCTGCCGGAAAATCGCCGCCAGGCGAGCCCCCCTCGGGTACGAACGCTTTGACTGCCGCTCCTCTGGAGAGATTCGGCATTCCGATCTGCCGCAGCAGCCAGTGCGCGGGAATGCTGACACTCGGCGACCGTTCTCGAACCCCCCTATCGCAAGAGGCCATCTCGCGGATCGAGTCCGCGGCCGGCTTGCCTGCCGGAGAGCTGCGACAGGCGGCCGCGTCGCTCAAGCCCTGGAGCCCTGCGGAAGCATCCGCCGCCCGCAACATGGCCGGCCTGTTTGCCGAGTTGCTGGCGGAACTGTGCCTCCACGAGATGAGCCTCAGCAGGCGAATCGAAGAGCTTACCGCGGTGTACAACATCGCGAGCCTTCTCTCAGGCACGATGGACCTGCAGGAAGTTCTCAACCGGACGGCCCGAACGGTGTGCGAGGTGATGCGCGTCAAGGCCTGCAGCATCCGTCTGCTGGACGAGACCAGCGGCAATCTGGTCATCCGCGCAGTTCATAACCTTTCGGAAGAGTACCTCAACAAGGGCGCGGTCACCGTCGAAGAGAATCCCATCGACCGGGCGGCAATGCGCGGCGAGGTGGTCTACATCGCCGACGCTCCCACCGATCCGCGGACGCGTTATCCTCAAGAAGCTCGCCGCGAGGGCATCGTCAGCGGCTTGGTCGTAGGGTTGATCTACCGCGGCAAGACTGTCGGGGTGCTTCGCGTTTACACCGGGGAACCGCATGTGTTCACGCCGTTCGAAGCCGCCCTGCTCCAAGCCGTGGCATCCCAGGCGGCAGCGGCGATTGTCAATGTCCGGCTGATGGCCGAGACCCTTGAAGCCGAACGCTATTCGCGGCAGATCACCTACGCTGGCGAGGTGCAGCGGCGGATGATTCCGAGTCAGCCGCCGGTCTGCCGACAGGTTGAGATCGGCGCCGTCTACCGCCCCACCTACAATGTCGGCGGCGACTTTTACGATTTCATCCCGCTACCCAACGGCAACCTGGGTATTGCCATTTCCGATGTATCGGGCAAGGGCGTGCCGGCCTCGCTGGTCATGGCGTCGCTGCGGTCGGCCCTCCGGGTCTACGCGAAGTTCACCTATGACATCGATCACATCATGGCGATGCTCAACAAACACGTGTGCGCGGAAACGAAGATCGGCGAGTTCACGACGCTGTTTTACGGCGTGCTGTCACCCGACGGCCGACGATTGACCTACTGCAATGCCGGCCACGAACCGCCGATGCTGCTCCGCAACGGTCAGATCCAGCCCCTGGGTACCGGCGGGATGGTCCTTGGAATAGACGAAACGGCCAGGTTCGAGCGCGAGCTCGTCTCCTTGCAGCCGGGCGACGTCGTACTTCTGTACACCGACGGGGCGGCCGAGGCGCTGAATTTCTCCGACGAACAGTATGGTCGTCCCCGGCTCGGCGAATCTCTCATTCGCTACGCCGACCAGCCCGCTCAACTGATTGCTCAGAACATACTTTGGGACATCCGTCGGTTTCGCGGCCTGGCCGACCGAATCGACGACGTCACGCTTGTGGTACTCAAGATCAAGGACACTGCAAAGCAGGGACCACCGGGCCCTGATTCCACCGTTCAGGAGTCTCGCCCGCCGGCCGCGCCTTCGATATAA
- a CDS encoding valine--tRNA ligase → MSTLDQLPPTYEPQSVEPEIRRIWAESGCFHADPTANANEPYTIVIPPPNVTGALHGGHALNNTLQDILIRWRRMQGYNTLWMPGTDHAGIATQAVVEKRIFETERKTRHDLGREEMVRRIWEWKEQYGNRIIEQLKLMGCSCDWDRTRFTLDEVCARAVRHTFFKLFKDGLIVRGKRLVNWDTHLQTAVADDEVYHETIQGHFWHFKYPVKDPRPGEPTHVHIATTRPETMLGDTAVAVHPEPDKALDKTEAELREKLAEVPDKEKRGVQAAIDEIVERRKTVLPLLLKLRDMARDGRRLILPLVNREIPLICDVWAKPELGSGCVKITPAHDANDYEVGRRQGLPMINVMTPDGRVARIIEPDGAVNPNSRKYEGLRFATDARKKVVADLEGLGLVEKIEDRIVEIGHSDRSKTPIEPFLSDQWFVRMGDLPAEEAAKIEGLRGSSGLAQLAMDAVCEKQHASAAERKACGKVHFFPERYAKTYLDWLSEKRDWCISRQLWWGHRIPVYRGLQIADHEEAKRRDAKAQEWLKAGRMAQAFGPVHSTSAPPPPGSPWYFVGPAALSREIYVCVKDADDDEIVAELQRWGFVQDPDVLDTWFSSALWPHSTLGWPAPNPLLPEADKLLERYYPGSVLSTAREIITLWVARMVLTGRYNIGKVPFHDVYIHAVIQDGQGRPFKKTLGNGFDPVDIIEVYGADALRFTMANLSTETQDIRMPMKKVKLDNGREVQSSERFELGRNFCNKIWNAARFAFMNLGTPPSPPSTEGGSAERASTEGGGAERPSTEGGGAERPSTEGGSQAVASNERGGGQDAGPQSPPLNKGGQGGVAPLDVATLPIEDRWILSQVSKAAVDVQDALEKFQFSRASTLARDFFWDCLCDWYLELVKPRVRENRRADEARQVLAFALDQSIRLLHPFIPFITERLWRQLNEIVPRRGLPGVAELDTPELLATASYPPADGWKDLSAPDADAVFDDLRNATRAIREIRQNQNVALKDTVDVVIRVPAQRVESLRHEAQVIKQMAKVGELTIGADAERPPNAATLVIGDMQIFVANVIDPAAERKRLEKDLAGLDKQIAGIEGKLNNAGFVERAPAEVVQRERERLAELQAKRTTVQTTMNQLGGV, encoded by the coding sequence ATGTCCACGCTTGATCAGTTACCCCCGACGTACGAACCACAGAGTGTCGAGCCGGAGATCCGCCGCATCTGGGCGGAGTCCGGGTGTTTTCATGCCGATCCGACCGCCAATGCGAACGAGCCCTACACCATCGTCATCCCGCCGCCGAACGTGACCGGGGCCCTGCATGGCGGGCACGCTCTCAACAACACACTGCAGGACATCCTCATCCGCTGGCGGCGGATGCAGGGGTACAACACGCTGTGGATGCCCGGCACGGATCATGCCGGTATTGCCACCCAGGCAGTGGTTGAGAAGCGCATCTTCGAGACTGAAAGAAAAACCCGGCACGACCTCGGCCGCGAGGAGATGGTCCGCCGCATCTGGGAATGGAAGGAGCAGTACGGCAACCGCATCATCGAGCAACTCAAGCTCATGGGTTGCTCGTGCGACTGGGATCGCACGCGTTTTACTCTGGACGAAGTCTGCGCTCGGGCCGTCCGCCATACCTTCTTCAAGCTGTTTAAGGACGGCCTGATCGTCCGCGGCAAGCGCCTGGTCAACTGGGACACGCACCTCCAGACGGCCGTGGCCGACGACGAGGTGTACCACGAGACGATCCAGGGCCATTTCTGGCACTTCAAGTACCCGGTGAAGGACCCGCGTCCGGGCGAACCGACGCACGTCCACATCGCCACCACCCGACCCGAGACCATGCTGGGCGACACTGCCGTGGCCGTGCATCCCGAGCCGGACAAGGCCCTCGACAAGACCGAGGCCGAGCTGCGCGAGAAGCTGGCCGAGGTGCCCGACAAGGAGAAGCGGGGCGTCCAGGCGGCGATCGACGAGATTGTCGAACGCCGCAAGACGGTCCTGCCGTTGCTGCTCAAGCTTCGGGACATGGCCCGCGACGGTCGCAGACTCATCCTGCCGCTGGTCAATCGCGAGATCCCGCTGATCTGCGACGTATGGGCCAAGCCCGAGCTGGGCAGCGGCTGCGTGAAGATCACCCCGGCCCACGATGCCAACGACTACGAAGTCGGCCGGCGGCAGGGCTTGCCGATGATCAATGTCATGACGCCCGACGGCAGGGTCGCCCGGATCATCGAGCCCGACGGGGCGGTCAACCCGAATTCCCGCAAATACGAAGGCCTGCGTTTCGCCACTGACGCCCGCAAGAAGGTCGTCGCCGACCTGGAAGGCCTCGGCCTGGTCGAGAAGATCGAGGATCGGATTGTCGAGATAGGTCACAGCGACCGTAGCAAGACGCCGATTGAGCCATTCCTCTCTGACCAGTGGTTCGTACGCATGGGCGATCTGCCTGCTGAAGAGGCCGCCAAGATCGAAGGCCTCCGCGGCAGCAGCGGCCTGGCCCAACTGGCGATGGATGCCGTCTGCGAGAAACAACACGCGAGCGCTGCCGAGCGCAAAGCCTGCGGCAAGGTCCACTTCTTTCCCGAGCGGTACGCGAAGACCTACCTCGACTGGCTGAGCGAAAAACGCGACTGGTGCATCAGCCGGCAGCTCTGGTGGGGGCATCGGATACCGGTCTATCGCGGGCTGCAGATAGCAGATCATGAAGAGGCTAAGCGGCGTGATGCCAAGGCACAGGAGTGGTTGAAGGCCGGACGCATGGCGCAGGCATTTGGACCCGTGCATTCGACAAGTGCGCCTCCGCCTCCCGGAAGTCCGTGGTACTTTGTGGGTCCGGCCGCGCTGTCTCGCGAGATCTACGTCTGTGTGAAAGACGCTGACGACGATGAAATCGTCGCTGAGTTGCAGCGATGGGGCTTCGTCCAAGATCCCGACGTCCTTGACACCTGGTTCAGCAGCGCCCTGTGGCCGCATTCGACACTCGGCTGGCCGGCGCCGAATCCGCTTCTTCCCGAGGCGGACAAGCTGCTTGAGCGGTACTACCCGGGCTCGGTGCTCAGCACCGCTCGCGAGATCATCACCCTATGGGTCGCGCGGATGGTGCTCACCGGCCGGTACAACATCGGCAAGGTGCCGTTCCACGACGTCTACATTCACGCGGTGATCCAGGACGGCCAGGGCCGGCCGTTCAAGAAGACTCTGGGCAACGGATTCGACCCGGTGGACATCATCGAGGTCTATGGAGCTGATGCCCTGCGTTTCACCATGGCCAACTTGAGCACCGAGACGCAGGACATCCGGATGCCGATGAAGAAGGTCAAGCTCGACAACGGCCGGGAGGTCCAGTCCTCCGAACGCTTCGAGCTCGGCCGCAACTTCTGCAACAAGATCTGGAACGCCGCGAGGTTCGCGTTCATGAACCTCGGAACCCCCCCCAGCCCCCCCTCAACTGAAGGGGGGAGTGCGGAAAGGGCCTCAACTGAGGGGGGGGGTGCGGAAAGGCCCTCAACTGAGGGGGGGGGTGCGGAAAGGCCCTCAACTGAGGGGGGGAGTCAGGCAGTGGCTTCGAATGAGCGGGGCGGCGGTCAGGACGCTGGCCCGCAATCTCCCCCCCTTAACAAGGGGGGGCAGGGGGGGGTAGCTCCGTTAGATGTCGCCACCCTCCCCATCGAAGACCGCTGGATTCTCTCGCAGGTGAGCAAGGCGGCGGTCGACGTGCAGGATGCTCTGGAGAAGTTCCAATTCAGCCGGGCGTCGACGCTGGCCCGCGACTTCTTCTGGGACTGCCTTTGCGACTGGTACCTCGAACTGGTGAAGCCGCGGGTGCGCGAAAACCGCCGAGCAGACGAGGCCCGGCAGGTGCTGGCTTTTGCCCTTGATCAGTCCATCCGCCTGCTGCACCCGTTCATCCCATTCATCACTGAGCGGCTGTGGCGGCAGCTCAACGAGATCGTGCCCAGGCGCGGCCTGCCCGGTGTGGCCGAGTTAGATACCCCGGAACTGCTGGCGACCGCTTCCTATCCCCCGGCCGACGGCTGGAAGGACCTTTCCGCCCCTGATGCCGATGCGGTATTCGACGACTTGCGCAACGCCACCCGGGCGATCCGCGAAATCCGCCAGAATCAGAATGTTGCCCTCAAGGATACCGTCGACGTGGTCATTCGCGTGCCCGCTCAGCGTGTGGAGTCGCTGCGTCACGAGGCCCAGGTGATCAAGCAGATGGCCAAGGTGGGCGAATTGACCATCGGAGCCGACGCCGAGCGCCCGCCGAACGCCGCCACCCTG